The genome window aaacacttcATGCTGGggagcctcagtggctcagtcgcttaagtgttCCACTgttggtatcagctcaggtcatgatctctcagtcATGGGATCCCTGctggggttctgtgctcagcatggagtctgcttcagattctctctccttctcctcctgctctctttctctctctcaaataaataacatcttaacacacaaaaaaacccaaaacaaaacaaagaaaaaaccccCACTTCATGCGTTGGTCATTTCTTAGGGTATGAAATTTACTACTGGGCCTCTACGTGCATGGggttaaatattgtttttttcctgttaatctgtctcatgccaatttaatttttagaccaGTTTAAGAGAACCTTGAAGGATAGAGTAAAATTTTCCTCTCAACAACCTTAACAGACAAAACTTgcaataactgaaaataatatgTAAAGGCTATTCATTTCATACATAGTAAATGTACAAATATACCAGttacatgagaaaataaaatcacactctGAATTAGAAGTCAAGAAGCATGAATGGTACTGTAAACTTGGGAATTACCCAGGCAAGTGCTCATTGACACACTACGGAATATAACTCACTGTAGTAATTAACAtcatactgaattttaaaatttgggaatGAGATCAGTAACATATCCTCTGCATATTTCTCTAGCTTTGTGAAAACTAAGTTAGAAAATGACTATTTTCTAAAGTATGCTTTTAATCTGTTAAATATTccatataaatgtattatttctgcCACATGTTATAATACGTCATTCCTATTGCAAacactcccttcctttccttagaACACATTAACCTCCAGTACTCAGTTTGGTTTAGTGAACCATCTCTGGATCCTAATACGTATTTGTTGGGTTTTGACACTGTAGATGATGGGGTTCATCAAGGGTGGGAAAAGGATATAGATGTTGCCCATGAGGACGTGGACCACAGGAGAGAGGTGCTTTCCAAAACGGTGCACCATAGTCAGACCAATGATTGGGATATAGAAAACTAGAACTGCACAGATGTGGGAGACACAGGTCTGCAAGGACTTGAATCGCTCCTCCCGGGATGCAATAGTCAATACTGAGTGCAGGATCAAGATGTAGGAGACCAGAATGAGCACTGCATCCAAAAACAGTGTGCAGATCACCAGAGCCAAGGCATAGAAGCTGTTGAAGCGGATGTCAGAGCAGGCGAGCCGAAGTAGGTCCTGGtgcaggcagaaagagtgggagaggatgtgggggCGGCAGTAATCAAAGAACTTTAGGCGGACAATGGGAGCAGTGAGGAAAATCCTCCCTAAAATGGCCACACCAATGCTGATGATTCTTGTATTGGTGAGAATGGATGTATATCTCAGAGGTTTGGAGATTGCAGTGAAGCGATCAAAGGCCATGGCCAGTAGGACGCCAGACTCCATGCATGATAGACCATGAACAAAGAAAGCTTGAGCAATGCACGCATCCAGACCAATCTCCTGGTTGAGCCCCCACAGGATGCCCAGGACTGTGTGTACTGTGGACAGCCCCATGCATAGGTCAGTGAGGGCCAGCATGGCCAGGAAGTAGAACATGGGCTGATGCAGGCTCGGCTCTGTCCGAATCACGTGCAGCACCAGGCAGTTCCCTGAGAGTACCATAGCATAGATACAGGAGAAAGGGATGGAGAGCCAAGGGTATTCCCGTTCCAGGCCAGGAAAACCCGCAAGGAGAAAGGTGGAGTTACTGACTTTGGAACCAGCTTGAACAGACATTAATCTATAAAAACAGAAacctctcagaaaaaaaaaaaaaagtgtgtgtttgtgtgtctttgtgtgtatgtgtatacacatatatatttaagggAATAGCTTATTAAGAATCCTTAATATAAACTTTCCATCCCTTAATATAAACTTAGAGGGAAAAGCCATAGAAAGAATGACTGGATTTGGCACTACAACTCATTTTATATAAGACCAATGCTTTTTTACCGAAACTGCATTTACTCTGAAACAAACTACATTATGCCTACATGTGAAACCTCCTTGTTATTAGATCATTACCCTATCAGAGGAATCCATGTCCATATACACAATCTCACTGTCACCTTCTATTTCAATGctatatactaaaaataacagagaaaaaaatgatttctggcATGTGAAGGTATAATAATGAAGTTTAAGTACAccaagtagaaaaagaaaacacatttgagtTTTTGCATTTGAAACctggtgaattaaaaaaaaaaaataaaaaaaaaataaaacctggtgAATTAAATTGCAAATCACTGCCACGGGCTATAAGATTAACCTCTGCCTGTTACATAAAACACTCAGTCACTTGGAGAATTCATTTCTCAGTCATGTTGTCCATTCTGAAATGTTGTTTTTGCTGccttaaaaaagaacaactgTCACTCACAGTAGAGATGGTCGCGCCAATCTTGAAAATGGATCTTGTTCTTCCTCCTTTTGTCCCAGTGGCAGGGCCATTCTAGGAGAAGCAAAATTTATGCAGGTCTGGGAATCACTAGATTAAAGCCTGAACCCCAGGAGGGGCTGAGAGTGAGTGAATtacagggctgtgttcctttggGGTAATGAAGGCAAACCCCGAGGCAGTGTTTGCAGGGCAGACTCTCCACTCCACCAAATTCTGAATAGTCTCACGAGTGCATGTTTGCAATTACAATTCTCCTGTCCAGGGAGATTTGGAGTAAATGTCAGACAGAGAGATCAAGAAATGTCTTGTAGCTTGCTCCCTCCCTAATGAGTCCTTACATGTTTTTTGAAGGGCAGCAGATATATTCTATAGAAAACAGCCTATTGTTATTAACAGTTACAACAGTTacaacttttccttctttttttgatAACATGACTTCACTATTCAAAGACTTCATGTGCTAGCAAATAAAACATTCTTCAAAGTCAATAGTTTTGTGTAAGGTTGATAATTATTATAAGCTGCTTGAAATCTGAGTCTCTACTTTGATAATAGCAATTAcaccaaacacttttttttagcatttaaatTGCAGTAggaattttagcattatttaattctcagaattAGAGTATGTCTGTTATCTATTTAAATTTCTAGAATTACTGAACAcacatatcttttattttaatgtcagTAGATAAAAAATGTGCTTATAAACCAGGCTTTCTGGTTTGGAAGCCCTTCTCCAACACCTGTGAGTACTCTGTCCCTGGGCAGGATACTTAGCTTCATC of Mustela nigripes isolate SB6536 chromosome 1, MUSNIG.SB6536, whole genome shotgun sequence contains these proteins:
- the LOC132011539 gene encoding olfactory receptor 51V1-like — translated: MSVQAGSKVSNSTFLLAGFPGLEREYPWLSIPFSCIYAMVLSGNCLVLHVIRTEPSLHQPMFYFLAMLALTDLCMGLSTVHTVLGILWGLNQEIGLDACIAQAFFVHGLSCMESGVLLAMAFDRFTAISKPLRYTSILTNTRIISIGVAILGRIFLTAPIVRLKFFDYCRPHILSHSFCLHQDLLRLACSDIRFNSFYALALVICTLFLDAVLILVSYILILHSVLTIASREERFKSLQTCVSHICAVLVFYIPIIGLTMVHRFGKHLSPVVHVLMGNIYILFPPLMNPIIYSVKTQQIRIRIQRWFTKPN